The proteins below come from a single Megachile rotundata isolate GNS110a unplaced genomic scaffold, iyMegRotu1 scaffold0229, whole genome shotgun sequence genomic window:
- the Tmem63 gene encoding transmembrane protein 63 isoform X2 codes for MKTISNLRETPSTETCIPIPRNNRTIITDVYAGIPENLLLNFLGFLFLVILFGLLRKKAWNYGRLALLNKTDERWMELFYGVNENRDTDAICVETSVNSQLSQVDRGFLSWIVTAFKVTDEELLKRVGPDGLLYISFQRHLIILMILMVIVSLGIALPVNFHGNMQGDEATFGHTTLSNLDPMSTWIWVHTILILSYLPVGAYVMRHFFKKVQDSKHGGELAARTLLITEIPKHQCNADALAEYLKETFPTLSVEDVTLAYDIRRLSALDEERDCAEQARLYCENYARKREPLKMYPYPCGQVIGCCCKNQVDAQEFYTDEEMRLTALVEEEKKVALSKPLGIAFVTLGTPGAAIAMRKQLRLLPSIKWVVDYAPIPSDIFWENLSIPRSCWYLNAVLINFALGIMLFFLTTPAVIVPALNKLPIAGDIMNLSPVVSSFLPTVLLVSVAALMPVLVARSESLVRHWTRSSLNRAVMTKTLLLLLLMVLILPSLGLTSAKAFLDWTANATNDTGRWACVFLPDQGAIFVNYVITASLLGTGLELVRFPELALYTFRLCIARSRAERIHVRKAVLWEFPLGAHYAWLLLVFTMATVYSLPCPLITPFALLYLVVKHLVDRHNLCFAYGPSVGGGQLAGAAASATGAAPILAQAALLALGLVRRGLSPLAAVQLSGLAASILGLVTGATLPASKSKTQVLKRDLSTGQNFVAPVLRKKVISLEETVSTTSDSDLRLTSLRSTTASSMQESPKLYQDYGKESQA; via the exons ATGAAGACAAT ctCGAATCTACGCGAAACACCATCCACAGAAACGTGTATTCCGATACCGAGGAATAACAGAACGATAATAACCGATGTTTATGCAGGGATTCctgaaaatttgttattgaaTTTTCTTGGGTTTTTG TTCCTGGTTATTTTGTTCGGTTTATTACGTAAGAAAGCATGGAATTATGGACGTCTTGCGCTGCTCAATAAGACGGATGAACGATGGATGGAATTATTTTACGGAGTCAATGAGAATAGAGATACGGACGCTATATGTGTAGAGACCTCTGTTAATTCGCAACTTTCGCAAGTGGACAGAGGCTTTTTATCTTGGATTGTCACGGCATTCAAAGTAAC agacGAGGAATTGTTGAAACGCGTTGGACCGGATGGCTTACTGTACATATCTTTTCAACGCCATTTAATCATTTTGATGATCTTAATGGTTATCGTATCGTTAGGCATAGCGTTACCAGTTAATTTTCATGGAAATATGCAAGGCGACGAAGCAACCTTTGGTCATACCACTCTGTCCAATTTAGATCCGATGTCTACGTGGATTTGGGTGCATACGATATTGATCTTGTCGTATTTGCCGGTCGGTGCTTATGTTATGAGACATTTCTTCAAAAAG GTACAAGATTCCAAGCATGGCGGTGAATTAGCGGCTAGAACGTTATTAATTACGGAAATACCGAAGCATCAGTGCAACGCCGACGCTCTTGCAGAATATTTGAA AGAAACGTTTCCTACCTTGTCGGTAGAAGATGTTACGTTGGCTTACGATATTAGACGGCTTTCGGCGTTAGACGAAGAAAGAGATTGCGCCGAACAAGCCCGTTTATATTGCGAAAATTATGCGAGGAAACGAGAACCGTTAAAGATGTATCCGTATCCGTGTGGTCAAGTAATAGGTTGTTGTTGTAAAAAC CAAGTTGATGCTCAAGAATTTTATACGGACGAAGAAATGCGATTGACCGCCTTGGTCGAAGAGGAAAAGAAAGTAGCGTTGAGTAAACCTCTTGGAATAGCTTTTGTAACTTTAG GTACCCCTGGTGCTGCTATAGCTATGCGGAAGCAGTTGCGTTTGTTGCCTAGTATAAAGTGGGTTGTAGATTACGCACCTATACCGTCCGATATTTTCTGGGAGAATTTAAGTATACCAAGATCATGTTGGTATTTAAATGCTGTGTTGATCAACTTTGCATTGGGTATCATGCTATTTTTCCTCACTACACCGGCT GTAATAGTGCCTGCTTTGAATAAACTACCAATCGCCGGAGACATTATGAATCTTAGTCCCGTAGTTTCGTCCTTCCTTCCGACTGTATTACTAGTCAGCGTGGCTGCTTTGATGCCTGTATTAGTAGCCAGAAGCGAATCGTTGGTTAGACATTGGACTAGGAGTAGTCTAAATCGGGCAGTAATGACGAAAACGCTGCTTCTTTTGTTATTAATGGTCCTCATACTACCGAGTCTGGGTTTAACCAGCGCTAAAGCATTTTTAGATTGGACTGCGAACGCGACGAACGATACCGGAAGATGGGCCTGTGTGTTTTTACCCGATCAG GGTGCTATATTCGTAAACTACGTTATTACCGCATCTTTGCTCGGAACTGGATTGGAATTAGTCAGATTTCCTGAACTAGCGTTATATACCTTCAGATTATGCATAGCTCGAAGCAGAGCGGAAAGAATACACGTCAGAAAGGCGGTATTATGGGAATTTCCTTTGGGTGCTCATTACGCTTGGTTACTTCTAGTTTTTACTATGGCAACGGTTTATAGTTTACCTTGTCCGTTAATTACACCTTTTGCGCTGCTATATCTCGTGGTGAAACATTTG GTGGACAGGCACAATTTATGCTTCGCTTACGGACCAAGCGTTGGCGGTGGTCAGTTAGCCGGTGCCGCGGCGAGTGCTACCGGTGCTGCCCCAATTTTGGCACAAGCTGCGCTCTTAGCTTTAGGTTTAGTAAGAAGAGGATTATCGCCTCTGGCTGCGGTACAACTCAGCGGTCTTGCCGCGAGTATTCTAGGACTCGTCACCGGTGCTACTTTACCCGCGTCGAAGTCTAAG ACTCAAGTTTTGAAGAGAGACTTGTCGACTGGTCAAAATTTTGTTGCTCCTGTATTAAGGAAGAAAGTAATATCGTTGGAAGAAACTGTATCTACAACCTCCGATTCTGATCTTCGTTTAACCAGTTTAAGAAGTACTACCGCTTCTTCGATGCAAGAAAGTCCGAAGCTTTATCAGGATTACGGGAAAGAATCGCAAGCGTAA
- the Tmem63 gene encoding transmembrane protein 63 isoform X1, whose product MGYVHFRSNLRETPSTETCIPIPRNNRTIITDVYAGIPENLLLNFLGFLFLVILFGLLRKKAWNYGRLALLNKTDERWMELFYGVNENRDTDAICVETSVNSQLSQVDRGFLSWIVTAFKVTDEELLKRVGPDGLLYISFQRHLIILMILMVIVSLGIALPVNFHGNMQGDEATFGHTTLSNLDPMSTWIWVHTILILSYLPVGAYVMRHFFKKVQDSKHGGELAARTLLITEIPKHQCNADALAEYLKETFPTLSVEDVTLAYDIRRLSALDEERDCAEQARLYCENYARKREPLKMYPYPCGQVIGCCCKNQVDAQEFYTDEEMRLTALVEEEKKVALSKPLGIAFVTLGTPGAAIAMRKQLRLLPSIKWVVDYAPIPSDIFWENLSIPRSCWYLNAVLINFALGIMLFFLTTPAVIVPALNKLPIAGDIMNLSPVVSSFLPTVLLVSVAALMPVLVARSESLVRHWTRSSLNRAVMTKTLLLLLLMVLILPSLGLTSAKAFLDWTANATNDTGRWACVFLPDQGAIFVNYVITASLLGTGLELVRFPELALYTFRLCIARSRAERIHVRKAVLWEFPLGAHYAWLLLVFTMATVYSLPCPLITPFALLYLVVKHLVDRHNLCFAYGPSVGGGQLAGAAASATGAAPILAQAALLALGLVRRGLSPLAAVQLSGLAASILGLVTGATLPASKSKTQVLKRDLSTGQNFVAPVLRKKVISLEETVSTTSDSDLRLTSLRSTTASSMQESPKLYQDYGKESQA is encoded by the exons ATGGGCTACGTACATTTTCG ctCGAATCTACGCGAAACACCATCCACAGAAACGTGTATTCCGATACCGAGGAATAACAGAACGATAATAACCGATGTTTATGCAGGGATTCctgaaaatttgttattgaaTTTTCTTGGGTTTTTG TTCCTGGTTATTTTGTTCGGTTTATTACGTAAGAAAGCATGGAATTATGGACGTCTTGCGCTGCTCAATAAGACGGATGAACGATGGATGGAATTATTTTACGGAGTCAATGAGAATAGAGATACGGACGCTATATGTGTAGAGACCTCTGTTAATTCGCAACTTTCGCAAGTGGACAGAGGCTTTTTATCTTGGATTGTCACGGCATTCAAAGTAAC agacGAGGAATTGTTGAAACGCGTTGGACCGGATGGCTTACTGTACATATCTTTTCAACGCCATTTAATCATTTTGATGATCTTAATGGTTATCGTATCGTTAGGCATAGCGTTACCAGTTAATTTTCATGGAAATATGCAAGGCGACGAAGCAACCTTTGGTCATACCACTCTGTCCAATTTAGATCCGATGTCTACGTGGATTTGGGTGCATACGATATTGATCTTGTCGTATTTGCCGGTCGGTGCTTATGTTATGAGACATTTCTTCAAAAAG GTACAAGATTCCAAGCATGGCGGTGAATTAGCGGCTAGAACGTTATTAATTACGGAAATACCGAAGCATCAGTGCAACGCCGACGCTCTTGCAGAATATTTGAA AGAAACGTTTCCTACCTTGTCGGTAGAAGATGTTACGTTGGCTTACGATATTAGACGGCTTTCGGCGTTAGACGAAGAAAGAGATTGCGCCGAACAAGCCCGTTTATATTGCGAAAATTATGCGAGGAAACGAGAACCGTTAAAGATGTATCCGTATCCGTGTGGTCAAGTAATAGGTTGTTGTTGTAAAAAC CAAGTTGATGCTCAAGAATTTTATACGGACGAAGAAATGCGATTGACCGCCTTGGTCGAAGAGGAAAAGAAAGTAGCGTTGAGTAAACCTCTTGGAATAGCTTTTGTAACTTTAG GTACCCCTGGTGCTGCTATAGCTATGCGGAAGCAGTTGCGTTTGTTGCCTAGTATAAAGTGGGTTGTAGATTACGCACCTATACCGTCCGATATTTTCTGGGAGAATTTAAGTATACCAAGATCATGTTGGTATTTAAATGCTGTGTTGATCAACTTTGCATTGGGTATCATGCTATTTTTCCTCACTACACCGGCT GTAATAGTGCCTGCTTTGAATAAACTACCAATCGCCGGAGACATTATGAATCTTAGTCCCGTAGTTTCGTCCTTCCTTCCGACTGTATTACTAGTCAGCGTGGCTGCTTTGATGCCTGTATTAGTAGCCAGAAGCGAATCGTTGGTTAGACATTGGACTAGGAGTAGTCTAAATCGGGCAGTAATGACGAAAACGCTGCTTCTTTTGTTATTAATGGTCCTCATACTACCGAGTCTGGGTTTAACCAGCGCTAAAGCATTTTTAGATTGGACTGCGAACGCGACGAACGATACCGGAAGATGGGCCTGTGTGTTTTTACCCGATCAG GGTGCTATATTCGTAAACTACGTTATTACCGCATCTTTGCTCGGAACTGGATTGGAATTAGTCAGATTTCCTGAACTAGCGTTATATACCTTCAGATTATGCATAGCTCGAAGCAGAGCGGAAAGAATACACGTCAGAAAGGCGGTATTATGGGAATTTCCTTTGGGTGCTCATTACGCTTGGTTACTTCTAGTTTTTACTATGGCAACGGTTTATAGTTTACCTTGTCCGTTAATTACACCTTTTGCGCTGCTATATCTCGTGGTGAAACATTTG GTGGACAGGCACAATTTATGCTTCGCTTACGGACCAAGCGTTGGCGGTGGTCAGTTAGCCGGTGCCGCGGCGAGTGCTACCGGTGCTGCCCCAATTTTGGCACAAGCTGCGCTCTTAGCTTTAGGTTTAGTAAGAAGAGGATTATCGCCTCTGGCTGCGGTACAACTCAGCGGTCTTGCCGCGAGTATTCTAGGACTCGTCACCGGTGCTACTTTACCCGCGTCGAAGTCTAAG ACTCAAGTTTTGAAGAGAGACTTGTCGACTGGTCAAAATTTTGTTGCTCCTGTATTAAGGAAGAAAGTAATATCGTTGGAAGAAACTGTATCTACAACCTCCGATTCTGATCTTCGTTTAACCAGTTTAAGAAGTACTACCGCTTCTTCGATGCAAGAAAGTCCGAAGCTTTATCAGGATTACGGGAAAGAATCGCAAGCGTAA